Proteins encoded in a region of the Papio anubis isolate 15944 chromosome 14, Panubis1.0, whole genome shotgun sequence genome:
- the SFTPB gene encoding pulmonary surfactant-associated protein B isoform X1, whose protein sequence is MPQAGYPGCRGTMAKSHLLQWLLLLLPTLCGPGTAAWTTSSLACAQGPEFWCQSLEQALQCRALGHCLQEVWGHVGADDLCQECEDIVHILNKMAKEAIFQDTMWKFLEQECNVLPLKLFMPQCNQVLDDYFPLVIDYFQNQIGSKGICMHLGLCKSRQPEPEQESGMSDPLPEPLWDPLPDPLPDKLVLPVLPGALQVRPGPHTQDLSEQQFPIPLPYCWLCKALIKRIQAMIPKGVLAVAVAQVCRVVPLVAGGICQCLAERYSVILLDMLLGRMLPQLVCGLVLRCSMDDSAGPGEWLPQDSECRLCMSVTTQARNSSEQAIPQALLQACVSSWLDREKCKQFVAQHTPQLLTLVSRDWDAHTTCQALGVCGTTSSPLQCIHSPDL, encoded by the exons ATGCCCCAAGCAGGGTATCCAGGCTGCAGAGGTACCATGGCCAAGTCACACCTGCTgcagtggctgctgctgctgctgcccacgctctgtggcccaggcactG CTGCCTGGACCACCTCATCCTTGGCCTGTGCCCAGGGCCCTGAGTTCTGGTGCCAAAGCCTGGAGCAAGCATTGCAGTGCAGAGCCCTAGGGCACTGCTTACAAGAAGTCTGGGGACATGTGGGAGCC gatGACCTATGCCAAGAGTGTGAGGACATCGTCCACATCCTTAACAAGATGGCCAAGGAGGCCATTTTCCAG GACACGATGTGGAAGTTTCTGGAGCAGGAGTGCAACGTCCTCCCCTTGAAGCTGTTCATGCCCCAGTGCAACCAAGTACTCGACGACTACTTCCCCCTGGTCATCGACTACTTCCAGAACCAGATT GGCTCAAAGGGCATCTGTATGCACCTGGGCCTGTGCAAATCCCGGCAGCCAGAGCCAGAGCAGGAGTCAGGGATGTCAGACCCCCTGCCCGAACCTCTGTGGGACCCTCTGCCAGATCCTCTGCCGGACAAGCTGGTCCTCCCCGTGCTGCCCGGGGCCCTCCAGGTGAGGCCCGGGCCTCACACACAG GATCTCTCTGAGCAGCAATTCCCCATTCCTCTCCCCTACTGCTGGCTCTGCAAGGCTCTGATCAAGCGGATCCAAGCCATGATTCCCAAG GGTGTGCTAGCTGTGGCAGTGGCCCAGGTGTGCCGCGTGGTACCCCTGGTGGCGGGTGGCATCTGCCAGTGCCTGGCTGAACGCTACTCTGTCATCCTGCTCGACATGCTGCTGGGCCGCATGCTGCCCCAGCTGGTCTGCGGCCTCGTCCTCCGGTGCTCCATGGATGACAGCGCTGGCCCAG GAGAATGGCTGCCGCAAGACTCTGAGTGCCGCCTCTGCATGTCTGTGACCACCCAGGCCAGGAACAGCAGCGAGCAGGCCATACCACAGGCACTGCTCCAGGCCTGTGTCAGCTCTTGGCTGGACAGGGAAAAG TGCAAGCAATTTGTGGCTCAGCACACGCCCCAGCTGCTGACCCTGGTGTCCAGGGACTGGGATGCCCACACCACCTGCCAG GCTCTCGGGGTGTGTGGGACCACGTCCAGCCCTCTCCAGTGTATCCACAGCCCCGACCTCTGA
- the SFTPB gene encoding pulmonary surfactant-associated protein B isoform X2, with protein sequence MPQAGYPGCRGTMAKSHLLQWLLLLLPTLCGPGTAAWTTSSLACAQGPEFWCQSLEQALQCRALGHCLQEVWGHVGADDLCQECEDIVHILNKMAKEAIFQDTMWKFLEQECNVLPLKLFMPQCNQVLDDYFPLVIDYFQNQIGSKGICMHLGLCKSRQPEPEQESGMSDPLPEPLWDPLPDPLPDKLVLPVLPGALQDLSEQQFPIPLPYCWLCKALIKRIQAMIPKGVLAVAVAQVCRVVPLVAGGICQCLAERYSVILLDMLLGRMLPQLVCGLVLRCSMDDSAGPGEWLPQDSECRLCMSVTTQARNSSEQAIPQALLQACVSSWLDREKCKQFVAQHTPQLLTLVSRDWDAHTTCQALGVCGTTSSPLQCIHSPDL encoded by the exons ATGCCCCAAGCAGGGTATCCAGGCTGCAGAGGTACCATGGCCAAGTCACACCTGCTgcagtggctgctgctgctgctgcccacgctctgtggcccaggcactG CTGCCTGGACCACCTCATCCTTGGCCTGTGCCCAGGGCCCTGAGTTCTGGTGCCAAAGCCTGGAGCAAGCATTGCAGTGCAGAGCCCTAGGGCACTGCTTACAAGAAGTCTGGGGACATGTGGGAGCC gatGACCTATGCCAAGAGTGTGAGGACATCGTCCACATCCTTAACAAGATGGCCAAGGAGGCCATTTTCCAG GACACGATGTGGAAGTTTCTGGAGCAGGAGTGCAACGTCCTCCCCTTGAAGCTGTTCATGCCCCAGTGCAACCAAGTACTCGACGACTACTTCCCCCTGGTCATCGACTACTTCCAGAACCAGATT GGCTCAAAGGGCATCTGTATGCACCTGGGCCTGTGCAAATCCCGGCAGCCAGAGCCAGAGCAGGAGTCAGGGATGTCAGACCCCCTGCCCGAACCTCTGTGGGACCCTCTGCCAGATCCTCTGCCGGACAAGCTGGTCCTCCCCGTGCTGCCCGGGGCCCTCCAG GATCTCTCTGAGCAGCAATTCCCCATTCCTCTCCCCTACTGCTGGCTCTGCAAGGCTCTGATCAAGCGGATCCAAGCCATGATTCCCAAG GGTGTGCTAGCTGTGGCAGTGGCCCAGGTGTGCCGCGTGGTACCCCTGGTGGCGGGTGGCATCTGCCAGTGCCTGGCTGAACGCTACTCTGTCATCCTGCTCGACATGCTGCTGGGCCGCATGCTGCCCCAGCTGGTCTGCGGCCTCGTCCTCCGGTGCTCCATGGATGACAGCGCTGGCCCAG GAGAATGGCTGCCGCAAGACTCTGAGTGCCGCCTCTGCATGTCTGTGACCACCCAGGCCAGGAACAGCAGCGAGCAGGCCATACCACAGGCACTGCTCCAGGCCTGTGTCAGCTCTTGGCTGGACAGGGAAAAG TGCAAGCAATTTGTGGCTCAGCACACGCCCCAGCTGCTGACCCTGGTGTCCAGGGACTGGGATGCCCACACCACCTGCCAG GCTCTCGGGGTGTGTGGGACCACGTCCAGCCCTCTCCAGTGTATCCACAGCCCCGACCTCTGA